The following are encoded in a window of Chionomys nivalis chromosome X, mChiNiv1.1, whole genome shotgun sequence genomic DNA:
- the LOC130868103 gene encoding 60S ribosomal protein L22-like 1: protein MAPQKDKKPKKSTWRFHLDLTHLVEDGIFDSGNFEQFLLEKVKVNGKTGNLGNVVHIERLKNKITVVSEKQFSKRYLKYLTKKYLKKNNLRDWLRVVASDKETYELRYFQISQDEDGSESED, encoded by the coding sequence ATGGCGCCGCAGAAAGACAAGAAGCCTAAGAAGTCGACCTGGAGGTTCCATTTGGACCTCACTCATCTGGTGGAAGATGGAATTTTTGATTCTGGAAACTTCGAACAGTTCCTCCTGGAGAAGGTTAAAGTCAATGGGAAAACTGGAAATCTTGGAAATGTTGTTCACATTGAACGCTTGAAGAATAAAATCACGGTTGTTTCTGAGAAACAGTTCTCTAAAAGGTATTTGAAATATCTTACCAAGAAATACCTTAAGAAGAATAATCTCCGTGACTGGCTTCGTGTGGTTGCATCTGACAAGGAGACCTACGAACTTCGCTATTTCCAGATTAGTCAGGATGAAGATGGCTCAGAGTCTGAAGATTAG